In one Candidatus Eremiobacterota bacterium genomic region, the following are encoded:
- a CDS encoding FliM/FliN family flagellar motor C-terminal domain-containing protein, whose product MNNEEASEGSRLIERPSQSKPQRGGGGPPKAPPGAPPDVPGSGGSHRWGWTESSSGPYVIVRGELGRLKMPLQEARRLKINDILTLDRDEGDPAVISINGKEVGKGNIESIGHQTAIQIFETIPGRKLISVILPRKESLTGKYR is encoded by the coding sequence TTGAATAATGAAGAGGCATCTGAGGGGAGCCGCCTCATTGAGCGGCCATCACAGTCAAAGCCTCAGCGTGGGGGAGGGGGTCCGCCCAAGGCGCCGCCCGGCGCTCCGCCCGATGTGCCGGGAAGTGGTGGCTCACACCGCTGGGGCTGGACTGAATCTTCCAGCGGACCCTATGTGATTGTGCGGGGAGAGCTCGGCAGGTTAAAGATGCCATTGCAGGAAGCCCGCAGGCTGAAAATCAACGACATTCTTACCTTGGACAGGGATGAGGGTGATCCCGCTGTCATTTCAATCAACGGAAAAGAGGTGGGGAAAGGGAATATTGAATCAATCGGCCATCAGACCGCCATACAGATATTTGAAACCATCCCCGGGAGAAAGCTGATATCCGTAATTTTGCCGCGGAAAGAAAGCCTGACAGGAAAATACAGGTGA
- a CDS encoding MG2 domain-containing protein — protein sequence MRSIRLLPIAVILILSACIALYGADDEKALFDKGMSYIDEALYHKAIESFKKLLNDYPEGYYREAALQELGLCHMKLNEKDEALTYFEDLEESASSPLWKARAHWRLAELFQRYRQKAGHVAEEYEKAEALLAGIPGAKEERCALLLAMASIYTGSPKFSDVSDFYAGKPESLAKAESILQKIFALDPSSTMRCKALLELGELMGKKRDYDKAEKYFKEILTLSEDSEETGDALYRLARIEEIRKHYNDALSWYRRLLRSFPGSKPAESSIKRITAPYVYLKGLPPFLAGEKPKILLTTRNIDNVSFRAYEVDMIDLFRDVRWKNKDIAFDLPENCLRASWELAIPGKDDHIEIQKEYDVPLNERGAYIIEARAGSSVVRTLTIISSLCVLQSGRYLFAADRKTGEPLRGVELFAENSTSYHSDKREGKQCAVIIPLGHTDGRGLFYWKDESLPDDVYSLFARHGKDFTVIPMVSPPHPLIPEFNDPHRIYLYTDRPLYRPGQVVHFKGIVRKEVHGSYENLPGAPVTLYAEDQERKKIFSARDIITTRFGTFSGEFTLDKSTPPGSYTLYAQAICRRGFARFSVEEYRKPDFKVALTSPEPWYFSGDTVNIKLKAEYYSGGGVPGASIRLSASGYPYRYRFAQGEYSHEPVRHYYYGEETNQKIISLYAAEASTDGAGHASFTVSLPKDSKDMLVRVEANVTDRGRREVAKTLWLKAVRSDCYLDVNTSAHFVTPGDPLTVHIRAENPLGRPLSKSVQVKGYRIEAHSTIVNGREDKKELLKEELFSRELATGSTGLASFTFKPAVEGMIKIFAVASDMHNREVSDSTYLTVSQAAGDSTWKPGGLSIITDKSSYHPGETAKMLITADQEGSNGLLTIEADEETVEPLHFNGKLHMIELPIRKEYAPQVIVKAAIVKDDRLSSDAVSFQVVPEHTRLSLTLEPDRNVYAPREKGILKIKARDDEDKPVKAELSLAVVDKALFALTERTAIDPWRFFYDREEHTAYSWVASSYDVWHSFSSCGFSKDFFLLDFGDKVCCPPQPPPDMGSARITGESTFLNAQIRRDFPDTAFWRAHITSGAGGAAEITIPFPDSLTSWQLSAVGVTEDTKVGTAEITVVTGKKFNSRIAAPRFLTQHDRALISGIIHNGRKETLEVKARLDVQGLSLEEPAEKSLTLPPGREARLDWKVRADHPGKATVTLRALTRKESDAMEISLPVIPHGFEHTIHVGAQVEGRKDLCFQIPEKRNVETTHLDLILSPSLASVLMDSLDYLEHFPYGCAEQTLNRFLPAVETAGALKASGLSPGNLEKRLPLMVSGGLIKLYDFQHGDGGWGWWYQKQSSATMTAYVLNGLEMAKKAGFRVDEDRLAGAYDFLRREYGKGVWKNGRPFILFVLSRKPVNTPGLKKEAQALLDDRRNLSDQGIAYLLRALHRLGEKEKAATLLKYLEDRVGHEGDMAFFGSGSVSECSKVETTADVLQTFEEVRPDHPLIPGMALYLVLSRTGSHWESTKSSAAAVNALTVRLAKSLEQKEELPVSVALNGSSVFEAKVSRSTMLDFPGTMTIPSRKLKTGENTLTIQSGCKEPLFCSASLHYCSQEENIPAQGDLLRISREYLPTQHPERRTPPLSSIKSGEEFSVRLTIDAKNDFEYLVLEDPRPAGCEVSEGSVWERNQCFSNCEIRDEKTVFFFTELERGKHILEYRIRAEVPGDYHVMPASVSPMYNPEFKGTSAESRIKIAQ from the coding sequence ATGAGATCGATCCGCCTGCTTCCCATTGCGGTCATATTGATTCTATCGGCTTGCATCGCATTGTACGGCGCCGATGATGAAAAGGCCCTCTTTGACAAGGGCATGTCTTATATCGATGAAGCACTCTATCACAAAGCCATCGAATCCTTCAAGAAGCTTCTGAATGACTATCCCGAGGGATATTACCGTGAGGCGGCACTACAGGAGCTCGGGCTCTGCCATATGAAACTCAACGAGAAAGACGAGGCCCTCACCTATTTCGAAGATCTTGAGGAGAGTGCTTCAAGCCCGCTCTGGAAGGCACGGGCTCACTGGCGACTGGCGGAGCTCTTCCAGCGCTATCGCCAGAAAGCGGGTCATGTGGCGGAAGAATATGAAAAAGCCGAGGCCCTCCTTGCCGGTATTCCCGGAGCCAAGGAAGAGCGCTGCGCCCTTCTGCTTGCCATGGCCTCCATTTATACCGGAAGTCCGAAATTCTCTGACGTATCGGATTTTTATGCCGGAAAACCGGAATCGCTCGCCAAGGCCGAATCAATTCTGCAGAAAATTTTTGCTCTAGATCCGTCCAGCACTATGCGCTGTAAAGCCCTGCTTGAATTGGGAGAGCTTATGGGCAAAAAGAGAGACTATGATAAGGCTGAAAAATACTTCAAAGAGATTCTCACCCTTTCAGAAGACTCAGAGGAAACAGGAGATGCCCTTTACAGGCTGGCAAGAATCGAAGAGATACGGAAGCATTATAATGACGCCTTATCGTGGTACCGGCGCCTTCTCAGGAGCTTTCCCGGATCCAAGCCTGCAGAATCCTCCATAAAAAGAATCACGGCCCCATATGTATACCTCAAGGGGCTTCCCCCTTTTCTTGCCGGGGAGAAGCCTAAAATCCTTCTCACGACGAGAAACATCGACAATGTCAGTTTCCGCGCCTACGAGGTCGATATGATAGACCTTTTCAGGGATGTCCGCTGGAAGAATAAAGATATAGCCTTTGACCTGCCTGAAAACTGCCTGAGAGCTTCCTGGGAGCTGGCCATACCGGGAAAAGATGATCATATTGAAATTCAGAAGGAATACGACGTGCCCCTTAATGAACGAGGAGCCTATATCATCGAGGCACGGGCCGGAAGCTCCGTCGTGCGCACTCTCACCATCATCTCCTCCCTTTGTGTCCTCCAAAGCGGGCGCTATCTTTTTGCTGCAGACAGAAAGACGGGAGAGCCTCTCCGTGGAGTCGAGCTTTTTGCAGAAAACAGCACCTCTTATCACAGTGACAAAAGGGAGGGAAAGCAATGCGCCGTAATCATCCCGCTCGGCCATACCGACGGAAGAGGCCTCTTCTATTGGAAAGATGAGAGCCTGCCGGATGATGTTTATTCACTTTTTGCCCGCCATGGAAAAGATTTCACCGTCATTCCCATGGTCTCTCCTCCCCATCCTCTCATTCCAGAGTTTAATGATCCACACCGGATTTACCTCTATACCGACAGGCCGCTCTATCGCCCGGGACAGGTGGTGCATTTCAAGGGAATCGTGAGAAAGGAGGTACATGGATCGTATGAGAACCTCCCTGGAGCCCCGGTGACACTCTATGCCGAGGACCAGGAGAGAAAAAAGATCTTCTCTGCCCGCGACATAATCACCACCCGCTTCGGCACATTCAGCGGTGAGTTCACCTTGGACAAAAGCACTCCCCCGGGTTCCTATACCCTCTATGCACAGGCCATCTGCAGGAGGGGCTTTGCCCGGTTCTCCGTGGAAGAATACCGGAAGCCCGATTTCAAAGTCGCCCTCACCTCTCCTGAGCCATGGTATTTTTCGGGAGATACGGTAAATATCAAGCTCAAGGCAGAGTATTATTCTGGCGGTGGAGTGCCGGGAGCTTCGATCCGCCTCTCTGCATCAGGTTACCCTTACAGGTACCGATTCGCTCAAGGAGAATACTCCCATGAGCCGGTCCGTCATTATTACTATGGTGAAGAGACAAATCAAAAAATAATCTCATTGTATGCTGCCGAAGCCTCTACCGATGGAGCAGGCCATGCCTCATTCACCGTCTCACTCCCTAAGGACTCCAAAGATATGCTGGTGAGAGTGGAGGCTAATGTGACCGATAGAGGCAGGCGCGAGGTGGCAAAGACGCTCTGGCTTAAAGCAGTTCGCTCAGACTGCTATCTTGACGTGAATACCTCAGCACACTTTGTGACTCCCGGCGATCCGCTCACGGTGCATATTCGTGCGGAAAACCCGCTCGGCAGGCCCCTGTCCAAATCAGTACAGGTGAAAGGATACCGCATAGAGGCGCACAGCACCATTGTGAATGGCAGAGAAGATAAGAAGGAGCTTCTCAAGGAGGAGCTGTTCTCAAGAGAGCTCGCCACCGGGAGCACAGGCCTTGCTTCATTCACCTTCAAGCCTGCGGTAGAGGGAATGATAAAGATCTTCGCCGTAGCAAGTGACATGCATAACCGGGAAGTCTCAGACAGCACTTACCTTACCGTCTCTCAAGCGGCGGGTGACAGCACCTGGAAGCCCGGGGGGCTCAGTATCATCACCGATAAATCATCATATCACCCCGGCGAGACTGCAAAAATGCTCATCACTGCCGATCAGGAGGGGAGCAATGGCCTTTTAACCATCGAGGCGGATGAAGAGACGGTTGAGCCTCTCCATTTCAATGGGAAATTGCACATGATTGAGCTTCCGATCAGGAAGGAATACGCGCCCCAGGTTATAGTGAAGGCGGCCATCGTGAAGGATGACAGATTGAGCTCCGATGCCGTATCATTCCAGGTTGTGCCCGAGCATACCAGGCTTTCACTGACACTCGAGCCGGACCGGAATGTCTATGCTCCCCGTGAGAAGGGAATTCTAAAAATCAAGGCGCGTGATGATGAAGATAAGCCTGTAAAAGCAGAGCTTTCACTTGCCGTCGTCGATAAAGCCCTTTTTGCCCTCACTGAAAGAACCGCCATCGATCCGTGGCGTTTCTTTTATGACCGTGAGGAGCACACCGCGTATTCCTGGGTAGCCTCATCCTACGATGTCTGGCATTCCTTCAGCTCATGCGGTTTCAGCAAAGATTTTTTCCTGCTCGACTTCGGAGACAAGGTGTGCTGTCCGCCGCAGCCTCCACCCGATATGGGCTCGGCACGGATCACAGGTGAAAGCACATTTCTCAATGCTCAGATCCGCCGGGATTTCCCAGATACAGCCTTCTGGAGGGCACACATCACTTCCGGCGCCGGGGGAGCGGCAGAGATCACCATTCCCTTTCCCGATTCGCTCACAAGCTGGCAGCTCTCGGCGGTGGGCGTCACTGAAGACACGAAAGTCGGCACCGCTGAGATTACCGTCGTCACCGGGAAAAAATTCAATTCTCGCATCGCTGCGCCACGCTTTTTGACACAGCATGACCGTGCGCTCATCTCGGGGATTATCCATAACGGGAGAAAGGAGACACTCGAGGTGAAAGCCCGGCTTGATGTACAAGGTCTTTCCCTCGAAGAGCCGGCTGAAAAGAGCCTGACCCTGCCACCCGGCAGGGAAGCGCGACTGGACTGGAAGGTACGGGCCGACCATCCGGGCAAGGCGACGGTGACTCTCCGGGCGCTCACCAGGAAAGAATCAGACGCGATGGAGATTTCCTTGCCAGTGATACCCCATGGATTCGAGCATACAATTCATGTGGGTGCCCAGGTCGAGGGGAGAAAAGATCTATGCTTCCAGATTCCTGAAAAACGTAACGTCGAGACGACGCACCTGGATCTTATCCTTTCTCCTTCACTCGCCTCGGTACTGATGGACTCGCTCGATTATCTGGAACATTTCCCCTATGGCTGTGCAGAGCAGACGCTGAACCGCTTTCTCCCCGCGGTAGAGACAGCCGGGGCACTGAAAGCATCCGGCCTGAGCCCGGGGAATCTGGAGAAGCGTCTTCCTCTTATGGTCTCCGGAGGCCTTATCAAGCTCTATGACTTCCAGCATGGTGACGGAGGCTGGGGATGGTGGTATCAGAAACAATCCAGCGCCACCATGACCGCATATGTGCTCAATGGCCTGGAAATGGCAAAGAAGGCGGGATTCCGTGTCGATGAAGATCGCCTTGCAGGAGCCTATGATTTCCTGAGAAGAGAGTATGGAAAGGGAGTATGGAAAAACGGCCGGCCTTTCATTCTGTTCGTCCTTTCCCGGAAGCCGGTGAATACCCCGGGCCTGAAGAAAGAGGCGCAGGCTCTCCTCGATGATCGCCGGAACCTCTCTGACCAGGGCATCGCGTATCTGCTGAGAGCTCTTCACCGCCTTGGGGAAAAGGAAAAGGCCGCCACGCTTCTCAAGTATCTTGAGGACAGGGTCGGGCACGAGGGCGATATGGCTTTCTTCGGCAGCGGATCAGTGAGTGAATGCTCCAAGGTCGAGACGACGGCAGATGTCCTGCAGACATTTGAAGAAGTCAGGCCCGATCATCCCCTCATTCCAGGGATGGCTCTCTATCTGGTGCTCTCCCGCACCGGAAGCCACTGGGAATCCACGAAATCCTCAGCAGCCGCCGTCAATGCCCTTACCGTCAGGCTCGCGAAAAGCCTGGAGCAGAAGGAGGAGCTCCCTGTCAGTGTTGCACTGAACGGCTCCAGTGTATTTGAAGCCAAGGTGTCAAGGAGCACCATGCTTGACTTCCCGGGCACCATGACCATTCCTTCCCGGAAGCTGAAGACCGGCGAGAATACTCTGACCATACAGTCAGGCTGCAAGGAGCCTCTCTTCTGCTCAGCATCCCTTCATTACTGCTCTCAGGAGGAGAATATCCCGGCACAGGGCGACCTCCTCAGAATTTCCAGGGAATACCTGCCGACGCAGCACCCTGAGAGAAGGACGCCCCCGCTCTCCTCCATCAAATCCGGGGAAGAATTCTCAGTGCGACTCACTATTGATGCAAAAAACGACTTCGAATATCTGGTCCTGGAGGATCCAAGGCCCGCCGGATGCGAGGTGTCAGAAGGATCCGTCTGGGAAAGGAATCAGTGTTTCAGCAATTGCGAGATCAGGGATGAAAAAACTGTCTTCTTCTTCACAGAGCTTGAACGGGGAAAGCATATCCTGGAATACAGGATCCGTGCGGAAGTTCCCGGTGACTACCACGTAATGCCGGCATCAGTATCGCCTATGTACAATCCCGAATTCAAGGGGACAAGCGCTGAATCGCGTATAAAGATAGCACAGTGA